Proteins co-encoded in one Dama dama isolate Ldn47 chromosome 2, ASM3311817v1, whole genome shotgun sequence genomic window:
- the SLC3A2 gene encoding amino acid transporter heavy chain SLC3A2: MSQDTEVDMKEVELNELEPEKQPMNAASGAAMAVVVAGGTEKNGLVKIKVADDEADAAAEAKFTGLSKEELLKVAGSPAWVRTRWALLLLFWLGWLGMLAGAVVIIVQAPRCRELPEQRWWHKGALYRIGDLRAFLGHDAGNLAGLKERLDYLSTLKVKGVVLGPIHKNQEDDLTETNLEQIDPIFGSQEDFESLLHSAKKKGIQVILDLTPNYKGQSPWFQSTQTDTVAAKVKEALKFWLQTGVDGFQVRDVQNLTNAPSFLAEWQNITKSVSEDRLLIAGTDSSDLQQILSLLEPTKDLLLTSSYLSHSDLTGSHTNLLVTEYLNAFGSRWCSWSGSQAGLLTSFVSPQLLRLYQLLLFTLPGTPVFSYGDEIGLEGAGLPGQPMKAPVMPWDESSFPNNSASINISMTVKGQSEDPDSLLFLFRRLSDQRGKERSLLHGDFYNLSSGPDLFSYVRQWDQNERFLVVLNFGDVSQMARLGGSSLPTGTSLPAKVDLLLSTQPGREEGTSLELEHLNLQPHEGLLLHFPYVA; this comes from the exons ATGAGTCAGGACACCGAGGTGGACATGAAGGAAGTAGAACTGAACGAGCTGGAACCCGAGAAGCAGCCGATGAACGCGGCGTCTGGGGCGGCGATGGCCGTGGTCGTGGCGGGCGGCACCGAGAAGAATGGTCTGGTGAAGATCAAGGTGGCCGACGATGAGGCGGACGCGGCGGCCGAGGCCAAGTTCACGGGCCTGTCTAAAGAGGAGCTGCTGAAGGTGGCGGGCAGCCCCGCCTGGGTACGCACCCGCTGGGCGCTGCTGCTGCTCTTCTGGCTCGGCTGGCTGGGCATGCTGGCCGGCGCCGTGGTCATCATCGTGCAGGCGCCTCGCTGCCGCGAGCTGCCGGAGCAAAGATGGTGGCACAAGGGCGCCCTCTACCGCATTGGAGACCTTCGGGCCTTCCTGGGCCACGATGCGGGCAACCTAGCGG GCCTAAAGGAGCGGCTCGATTACTTAAGCACCCTGAAGGTGAAGGGTGTTGTGTTGGGCCCAATTCATAAGAACCAGGAGGATGACCTCACAGAGACCAACTTGGAACAGATCGACCCCATTTTTGGCTCCCAGGAAGATTTTGAGAGTCTCCTGCACTCGGCGAAGAAGAAGG GCATCCAGGTCATCCTGGACCTCACTCCCAACTACAAGGGCCAGAGCCCTTGGTTTCAATCCACTCAGACTGACACTGTGGCCGCCAAAGTGAAG GAAGCTCTGAAGTTTTGGCTGCAGACCGGTGTGGACGGGTTTCAGGTCCGGGACGTGCAGAATCTGACA aatgCGCCTTCATTCTTGGCTGAGTGGCAGAACATCACTAAGAGCGTCAGTGAGGATCG GCTCTTGATTGCAGGCACAGACTCCTCCGACCTTCAGCAGATCCTGAGCCTGCTCGAACCCACCAAGGACCTGTTGTTGACTAGCTCTTACCTGTCACACTCTGACTTAACTGGGAGTCATACAAATCTCCTGGTCACCGAGTATCTGAACGCCTTCGGCAGCCGCTGGTGCAGCTGGAGT GGGTCTCAGGCGGGGCTCCTGACGTCCTTTGTGTCGCCCCAACTCCTCCGACTCTACCAGCTGCTGCTGTTCACCCTGCCGGGGACCCCAGTGTTCAGCTACGGAGACGAGATTGGCCTGGAGGGAGCTGGCCTTCCTGGACAG CCTATGAAGGCCCCGGTCATGCCGTGGGATGAATCCAGCTTTCCCAACAACTCAGCATCTATAAACATCAGCATGACTGTGAAG GGCCAGAGTGAGGACCCTGACTCCCTCCTCTTCCTGTTCCGCCGGCTGAGTGATCAGCGGGGTAAGGAACGCTCCCTGCTGCACGGAGACTTCTACAATCTCTCCTCGGGGCCCGACCTCTTCTCCTACGTCCGCCAGTGGGACCAGAACGAGCGTTTCCTCGTAGTGCTCAACTTTGGGGACGTGAGCCAAATGGCCAGGCTGGGGGGCTCCAGCCTGCCTACTGGCACCAGCCTGCCAGCCAAGGTGGATCTGCTGCTCAGCACCCAGCCAGGCCGTGAGGAGGGCACCTCCCTTGAGCTGGAGCACCTGAACCTACAACCTCATGAGGGGCTGCTGCTCCACTTCCCCTACGTGGCCTGA